The sequence ttgtaatttcataaaagacataaataactaaaataaattttacacttaatgaaaattatttattaaaagaaaaaagaaaaatatgaattagaataaagctaattactttttttaatattatttgttttagaaacttaataatatatttattttctaactttatctttttcttttttagaaacttagaaaacaagatagaatatcttaataaaataaataatattgaaaaatattcttattagattttttttttatgaacatttttttttctaattaataatatttaaatatgtattttttaatttttaagtcataaaagatatattttttaaaaattaatgtaaATTTAATCATATGGTTGTGATCAATTTATAGTATTGCATCCTTCTCCTCAAATTTGAATGTTGATTTCACAAAGTGAGTGGAAAACTTCATATAAGATTGGCTTCAATATAAATTGTATGTGTCAGTTCATTATAGCACTGACAAAATTGTTGTTTGGGTAGATAGTGGGGAGATAATCTCAGTCTCTAAATATTGCTACAATATCTTATTTGAGGCTAATGCTCCCTCCAAGCTAGTGGGAGGTCTTATTCCAAAACAAACACTTTTTCCTGTGGAGGTAATATTGTACTCAAACGCTAGTACATTGGAAGACTAATGTGACAGAAATTTTTTGAGAAAAGCTAATCAGGATGAAAAAACTAGTCAATGACCTCCAGACATCAGCCACAAGCTTTTCTTTTTATAATTTCTGTGAACGAAAAAAGACACATCAATTCTGGAGAGGAAAGGATAGAATactgttaatatttttttttaatgtaatccATTGGCGCACTTGGTTTTCATTCAGAATTTATGTGATTTCGTACTGTGATCTCGTGACTACTTGTCTCATTTTGCACTAGTACCATCACACCCGTGACCATCTTTTGTTTTCAACAGTCCATATGTGCTGTAATCACACTAACTGTATTATATATTGTTGATAAGATTCATGCATGGCAATTTTTTTAGCCCAAGTTGGCCTATTTAAAGAAGATACAGAGCTGCTATTCTACCCACAATACAAGCTCACCAGAGATTGATCTGTTTCTTGGCAGAAAGTTTGGAATATCTCAGGTTATTTTTCTTGTTCAGAAGATTTTGAATAGCTAAGATGAAGTACATTCAAGTAGTTATGCTGGTAATGGCTGCAACATTACTGGGTAGCAGTGCGTTTTTTCCAAGGGCAGAAGGTGGGATGTTTGATGTGTGTAACATGGGTATTGACAAGCTCATGTTATGCCAGCCTGCTGTGACAAAACCACCTTCAGACCCTACTTCACAGTGTTGTGATGTTGTAAAAACTGCTGATCTTAAGTGCTTGTGTTCAAAACAATCTATGTTGCCCAAAAGTGTTGATCCCAAGCTTGTTACAACTTTGCCTCAGAAATGCAAAGTATACAATGTTCCTGCTGAATGCAAAGGTGAGATAAAGTAGTTTCTATTGTGGTCAGTATTGTTAATCATTATTGTTTTTTAACACAATTTTTTCATGCATACAGCTCTGCCAGGCCGTTCACTGTGAAAAGTCCACTGGGTTTTTCTCTGTTTGGAGCTTTGAGTTTTTTCTTTTCTGAGCAGTTGTGTGATTACTTCTTGTAATCTGAAGCTTGTAGGTTTACTATAGCTTGTAATGCAGAGGACTTGTCaataagttcttcttgcttttgtAAGGTGTGAAATAAGAATAATCATGCTTGTTTAAATGTTTGCCTATGATGATATGGCtatgagattaagtttttcatttgaaatgaaagagcttttcaagattttttttttgtttaaatgatTAATAGAAACTGCATTTTATAATCGATGTGCTGTAGTCAAAATGACTGTCTATTGAGAGAGATCTGAAACGCTGAGTGGAAAAACATGTACGATCAAATTAAGAAAGTATTTTATCGATCAGAAAAAGAGAATAATGAAGAGGGAACACGTATCCAGAAAAGACAATCAAAATCTTGGGATGAttaaacttttttttaattttcttataaGAGATAAAATTTTCAATTGATTGCGATTAATGTGCACATCAATAGGATGTTAGCAAATATTTCTGGATTTTGCGGATAATCATAGTTTTATCATAGGAATAGTACAAAAAAATATAAACACCCTGGATAATTCAAGTGGGAGATGAGTGATTGTAATCTTATTAATAACTCTAATACTTAATATACCCAATCTAAAGCATTGAATATAACGTTCATATTGATTCTCCAaccattttttattattaaagATCACTCACAATGTTATACAAACCTACTTGCGAGGGTACTAGGTGACTAACTTATTATGGCTCATGCATTATTGTTAGAGTAATATAAACTCCACCTAAGTCTATGTTAGCACATGCACTTTTTGTTTGATCGTTTATTGTTCAGTTCTTGTTGTGATTTATGGACAACAATGATGCATGGCCTTTTTCATAAGCGAACAAGGTGAACAACAATTGTTTACTCTACCTCTTGCACCGCTAGTTTAGATCAATGCAGTTGTTATGCTTTGCTTCTACCATAAATTCTCCAATCATGCGGTGGATACTATTTGTATAATTATGCATTTGCAGTGACAatgaattaaatataattttattctGGCTGCTCTGGTTTTTAGCAAGTTTTGTTTTTGCTTCCCAGCTAGATCTGTATTTTCGCTTTGcaaaaaatttaacatggtatcagagcaaggttgctaGGAGGAAGGACATTATTTGTAGGTAGATTTCTAAAGAATTGAAGAATGGAAGTTGATGTAAACCTCTATTCGCGGgccttgccttcatcttctcctttgtgaCACATCATTTCAGTGGACCTGTCTTGTTTCTCCTTTGTCATATTATGAGGGAGATTTTATATTGTTAGTGCTAATGCTTCTTggttttgtttcaagtttgatcAGTTCACTGTTGGCACCTATATTTTTGACTAGTAgcttcttcttgcatggttgagtagtgttgtTGGAGTCACTTGTGCAGATTCATTTGCCACATGCATCTTTGAATGTTagatgttttgcctttgtttgccatttgattatTCTTCGAGTAGTGTCactgagggcactcatgcagatttttgatcttgatcatcatcttggcttgtgaggaggttcttcattcagcACTCTGGTGGTCATCATTCGACAGTTATTCACACTTTTCTTGTATCTTAAAGGATATACTTGTGCACTTCTTATAATTGCATCTCTGTAATTTTGGGGGAGGGTtttgttcccactaggttttccctctttcctcttttctttcttcttttatatctccttagttagacttaagggggggtaTTAGCATCATTTTTGCATGATCCTCTCTTTCTCTATGAATGATGGATTACTTTTAGTCTGCTCTCCGTCCTCTCTGAGAATAATGGATCTTTCTTCCATGCAAACTACAGATCATAAGCTAACTAATTCAATTAGTTGTTCTCTCTGCCTCTTTCACCACTGATTTCTTATTTCATGTGGTGGATATTATTTGTATAAATCTGCATTCCACATAATGTAAAGACAtaatgaattaatataatttcattcttgCAGCTCTGTTTTTTTCTTCTCTGTTTTTTggaagttttgtttcttacttcctAGCTAGGTCTATATTCTGCTATGCAGAAAATTGAACAATTATAACCAAACATAACTAATAGGCCCTATCTAGGCAAGGCTATTTCTAATGGATTGGTGTGAGATGGAAACCCACTTCCTCTTTACAAAGTATAAAGTTCTAATAGGCTTAGATAATTGTCTTCCCAATAGGAACTACTTTCTCTCCCAAATTTTTTATACATTGTCAAAATATGAGGGTGAGATTATTCTCTACTGAAATCTAAGGTAGACATCCaaggtaaaaaaaaattacaagtgcCTTTTATTTGGAAGATTACATTGTATTGCAAGGAAAGAGAATACATACTAGATTTTGTTAGATTCTGAGATAAACACAAGAGGGTATAATGATGATTTAGTCCCTAAGATAACTATTTTGTGTGAGGAGAGACAATAAGCATCATgttatacattaaaaaaaaaaatgattttattttccttcaagaaatttaAGTGCGCAATTATAGTAGTAGAAAAATATGAGTTCTTGAATGGTAGAATGTAAAAAAAATGTATTAGTACTATTTAGAAGATTTTACATATGATTTACATTCAAAACTAATCAATACCAACCATTTTTATCCATTGTTTGTATGCACATcaagaaaacttgaaaaaaaaatagaattcataaatcaataaaaaatagaaatactAAAACACATAAAATATAACAAGAAATAGAAAACTTAAAAGTCAAATACTAGATTCAAGTTTTAAATTCAATATTTAGTTGCTACCTTTGTTAGAGattaaaagagaaaataaatagaATGAAACAATTATGAAAATATATCTTATTGAAACTTCTTATTTGAAACAAAAATGTGCGGTTGCTCTTAAGATTTGTTGATGAAATATATCACATTTcatcaatgggcccttggtctattggtgaagttgaatgactCAAAATGAGCCCACTAGGGATCAATTCTTGCCCAGTGCAAGGCaccgacatcataagggatgaggttgggATTTTCAATATATTAACtaattgatgagttaactaaataaaattgattaaactatttatgaatattttatttatttaaatttacttaATATTTGTGAAaacaatatatatttaaataataaaattaattaaactatttgtgtttattttatttatttaaatttacttaATATTTGTGAAAACAAGGtatatttaaatgtttaaatatttgatgaaaaaattatttatttcaaaattaattaaacaatcaagaaactatttaattaaataatattttggtAAAGGTGGATTATTAAAGGTAGGATGAATTATTTTAATGAGTGAATACATGATGAGGTTTGAGTGTCTATACCAATTACTTTCAACAAAATCATCCAATTTGGAAGGTTTACCTTTGTAATAGGTCTGTATCTTTCTTCTAGGTTCCTATTTTATacatagtttttattttattttagttatatttataattattatacCATTTTTTGTTTCCGTAAGTAtattctctattatttctatttagaaTAGGAATGTTCATTAGTTTAGTGAAGTCCTTCATAAAGTCATACTTCTATGTTATCCTTGTTCTTTTATAATGCTCCCATGTGCATGtttgattttttatcattgataATACCCCTTTTGATTAGGAATAATCCTTTATTCATGATAATATAATCATTTATCACTTCCCCATCATCACAAGTGTAGGTATTCCTAATGTACATATAGTGTAGAACAAATATTCTTATATTTAATTAGTCGtcttgttgaacccaaggcaggactaagagagggggtgaatcagtccgaacaaaaattaatgcaacacttAAACACTTAATTaacaacacacatccaacacatgaacactaatattttctatgtggaaaacccaaataggtaacaACCAAGGTGAGCACTTTCCCACAAAATATGTGCGATATATATATCAGATTACAATGAAAAGAGCTCACAGCTCCAGACTTGCAAACCAAGACTAACTACTCTTGGGGAAAGATATAAAAGAGGACTTACAAAACCTTAAGATAACTATAACATGACAAGATACAAAAGAAGGATctaaaaagaaggatctcttgatcatgaagttgtccatgaactctacatcaagtgaccaaTGTCAACACACAACTTAGACCTCAACTATCAACACTTTGTCTCATAACTCTACTATAGTCTCATCATAGCTCAAGCATATCATTCAAACATAACTCTTCTTCTATGCTCTCACTTCTTCTGATCTTCTCACACTCTCACTCTACTTCCTCTCATTGCATTTCTTCACCACACACAACTCAAACACATACACATTCCTTATATACAAAATAGATCATCAAAACTTGAACCAAGTTAGTTTGAACCAAAATATATCTTCCAAACTAAAACTACACACACTGATCCACTCCAGGATAAAGAAGGAACCAAAGATCTTCAAAAGATCAATTCATTGATCTGCAATCACTAGAACATAGTAATATGTATATCCAcatgctacacatccatataaTAAAATAATGGTTAAACCATATTCTCCAATGTAAATAACTCAAATCTGAATCTTCACGTGCTAttatgagacccataacacatcaaactttttcccacaaatcatatccaaacctaagaataggtctaacatagaatatcacaactagCAACGAACAATGCCACAACACTTAGAGAACACAAATATATTTATGGATCATAgaactatcatatccatgatatcaaaactatatccaataaagataacaataataaacaacatcaacaacattgtTTAGACCCGAACACTTGGGAAACAACCAATAGAATAACTGCATCACCAATACAACAAGATAACTCTATACCACATACATTCCAGACCAATCCCAAAcaaaaattttgacatcaatgacaaccacaacaacacatacttccaacaatctccccctttttcattgatggtaacacttgaaAAAAACTCAACCTGCAACCAAAACTTGATCAAACTACAAAACAATATTGCTCTATCAGAAACACTAGAAATATTGCTCAATCTCTCCGagaaaaaaattgtataaaatatgTCACATCTCTATCTTTCCCAAACTATACTATCTCCCCTCAAAAGAAACAAATCTCTATCTCAAATACAATATCAAACTGCTTAATcactcccccttttccatcaaggcCAAAGGTCTCAGAAACACTGCACAGAACACTGCTCACCCTGAGAGAAGCCATAGTAGGAATCCAAGAAAAATAAAATAGgcatgaattctcctccttgaaaGATGCATCTCCAaaatgcacctagctagaaggaggggcaatgaccccaagcttctcccgaagaaactcaaatgtatcattTGCCAATGGCTTAGTGAAAATAGCCGCAACCTTCTCTTTTATAGAAATGTACTCCAATCAAATGTCTTTCTCAacaactttctcccttaagtagtgaCATCTAATTGAAACATGTTTTGCTCTTGAATGCATAACTGAATTCCTTGAAAtctttattgcacttgtattgtcacacacaATAGGAATTGCTCCATCATATATTACCTTGATACATTTAAGAGTCTGTCTCATCCACATTACATGAGTACAATAAGATTTCACTGAAATATAGTCTTCTTAAAAAAAAGAATGAAATTGAATCTTTTTTCTTATTGAACTAGGAGACCAATTTATCCCCataaaagaaagcaccaccactagtactttttcagtcatcaacacttcgatcccaatctgcattagtataggCTTTCAAATTAAAATATCCACCCTTTTTGTACCAAAGTACAAAGtccatagtacctttcaaatatacgAAAAATTATTTTCACATCTTGCTCATAAGACACCTTCAGATTCACCTAAAATCTAGCTACTAGATAAACAAGTTGCATGATATCTAGTCTAGCcgcagtcaaatacaacaatccaccaatcattaacTTGCACTTCTTTTGTTCAGCCTCTAGAGACTCATCATATTCGCTCAACTTGCATCCAATGGTTAAAACAATTGTATCTGGTTTGCAATCATAAAACCAAATTTCTTTagcatttccttcacatacttactttgtGAGATAAAAATCCTACTTTTAGATTGAATAAATTATAACcaaagaaagaaagacaactcgCCAATCATTGATGTTTCAAATTCTTTATGCATCCCTTTAGAAAACTCTTTGcataaactatcatttcctccgAATATAATGTCATCGACATAAACTATGCCAATCAACAACTTGTCTCCattaatattgaaataaatatttataGTAGATGTTCTACCTTTCCTAAAATTCCATTGAAATAAGTACatgtctaatcttgcataccaggctctaggtgccTATCTGAGTCCATAGAAAGCTTTCTTTAGTCTACAAACCATATCTAGATCTTCTATCAATATGCATCAATCCAGTAGCTCAATGTAAATTtattcttctagatctccattaaaaaatgttgatttgatatccatttgataaactctcAAGTTGATGTAAgctggaaaaagaaagaaacatgcaTATATCTTCCATCCTTGATACTAGagaaattttttcttcaaattCTATGCCTTCTATGTAAGAATATACTTTACTTACTAGTCTTTATTTGTTTCTTGCCACTTGTCCTTTCTCATTCgtcttatttctgaatacccacttagttcctattacattcttgtccatCGGTCTAGCTACCATCTCACAAGTCTTgttattttgaaatttgatttagTTATTCTTCAATTGTCTTTAACCAAATTTCATTTTTACTTTCTTCCTCATAAGTCTTCAAATCATTCATTGATAGAAAATAATAGTTGTCTTTATCCTGAGATTTTACAATCTTCCTTCTTGTCTAAGCACCTtttttgtctccaattatctaattttatgAATGATGTTTCTGAACATACTTAGTAGGAACTTTCACTGAATCTTCCtcttattcttattcttattcttcATTATATTCCTTCTCTTTGctctcttttggatcacttgtcTTCTTTGTAATTAAGCTAGAACAAAATCAACCTTCTATGCTAGAAAACATTTACTCTCCTTTCTATCCTTGATGTACTATAGATTTCCACCTATTATAAATCCTTCTACAACACTTTTACTAGTCTTCTCCTTTCTAGTCACACATCTTGTGCTACTGAACAAATCTTCATAGTATTTCACAATAGCAGGCCTTCCATTCCATAGTTTGTAAGGAGTTTTAGTATGATTCTCTAATTTGCATCCTATTAAGAAGATGCACAATAGTATGTACTTTCTTTGTTCAATCCttttgtccttgtaggtccacataagtTAATATGAATCAACTCCAATGGTCTCATAGTAGAATAATCCTTATTTtaaatgcccgccaaaataccctagagaaacatAACTAACACacaaatagagaatttttttttaacatcATCTACTAATGCGACACATATACTAAAGTACCTATATGCATTAAACAATCAATTACAAGATATGCACATATTCAACTTTTAAGCATAATACACAAGTAGAAATAATACATCTCAATAATTAACATCCCTAGGGTATCTAACCACCATTACTTAAATTAACATTTTAAGAACATAACATCATATTCACTTCCATAATCAATCACATTCTAACTTTTCATACATTTACCTCTCATAATTATATAaggaatcattcattcatttagctaACATGAACACATCTATTACCATACGAATGCCACTAAACCCCCTAGATTCATTAGGAAACACCAATTCAAGTGTTCCTAATTCCCATTCTCTTAGTTACTACTGTACCATCATTTAACTGTTTATAATATTGTCTACCTCCTAGTTAATCTTTTTCCTTTTGAGAATAGTTATCCATCTCACATGATACCAAATACATAACCCTTAAGAGATAAATACAATAAGAAGATGAACTACTTCCTACTAAAAGCATAAACTCTAATTCCATTAGGAATAGCCAATGACATCTTATTCAACCATATTCTAATTGCAATTTAATCAATCATAAATCTAAATCCATATTTCAATAATTGAACAACATCCAAGATATAACATCAAATCAACTAGGATTACAATAACATATTCTAATACGAATAACATGATCTCTACGCActacaatgcaatattttttacttCAAATGTATGATACTCAATCTACAAATATAACTATCTCACAAATACTACATGAATCATAATACATTAATCTGCTCCAAAGTCCATCTAATAGTTGAAGAGATGAGGAATTCCATATCCACACACTAGAGACTCCAACAAAGAAAATGTCAATGGAATAAGGCATCAaatcacctaaccatgtggaaccataaggaaccaccccccatgttaggagatgacataaggtcccacacacactctagacctaggctgacacctagtAACCAAATGAACTCAACAAGACAACCATAACTAAAAAGCAACCACTTGAacaaataatctaactaaatatttTTATCTCCATAAGAAAATCAAAAGGATGTTCAATTGTTGTGcatcaaaatgttttttttttccacaaaaacaatGAAAACTGCTCACAATAAAGTCTTTGAAGATCTTGATTGAATATGCCATTCTTTGATTTAATGCACGAAGCACTTATAAGGATCTACGTATTTTCAGCGCTCTCTTGCATGTGATATTATTATGGATCAAAGATGAGAATAAATAATGGATTCAAGGGACAGTCCTAGGACATTCATAGTCACTGTCATTCATCAACAATGTAAGTCGTAGTAGTGTTTTTGCAATGCCATAACAATCACAGGTTGCTAGTGGAGTCTTCTTGGTAACATGAGTATCATAGTCTATAGAAGATATTTCATAGGGAACTACACTTCATTGATAAATGTGTGTTCAATTAAATTACAATGCAATCATAATAAAGACATGTAGTAATATAAGTACTTGGAAGGATTTGCACCTTGCATGACAAGATGGTATCTTTGACATGTATAAAAGTGGAGTATATTTGGTTGGCACATTCTTGATAGTGCCATTGCATCTTCGTGACATTTAGAATTTAAAGATGTTACTTCTTATGAATTTAGTCTATGGCAATCTTTCAGGTGGAGTTTCCATGTTCATGTTTCTTTCCTAGTTTATGAGATGGTTATTCTTTCTACATATTTTCTTTTGTGGTTTTGGTTTATATTTCCATATGTTTAGGGATTATTTTAAGTAGTTGTTAAAGAAAAATGAAGATATCATTTGGTTTCTAAAAGTTCCAGTTTTTGGTTGAAGGGAGAACTCTTCTTGCTTATCTTTGCTCAATATTTAGTTTGTTGTCCTTCATAATTATTTCCTTGTCTCTTGATGCAAAAAGAGAGTAGATCAAGAGAAATCTTGGATTAATTGAAATGGACTGCAAGTATTAGTTTATCCTTGGTAGTTTATAGTGATTTCAATGGCATTATGTCTTCAAATCCATAGTGAAAGAGAATAGCACTGAGGAAGCCTATGCAAAGTTACTAAATTCATGAGTTCAATGATGTTTGAAGGATATAGTTGTGGTTAGAATGCAAAAAATGAGATACATGAACAATATATAAGGGTGTAGTGTTTTACAATTGATGAAGAGTGTGTTTGCAGATGTGAATGATAtgttgggcaagtgcaaggtaatgagtcacaaattcgctgAAGTCTATGCGTTGGAAagtccattttcaaaaaatgggggtccgtttatgcttcgggccctcaagccgaaaggtaacgggggcccgaaGTGAAAATAattgggcccccattttgttctaaaatgggggcctgcttttaaacaaaatggggccccgtttctaaatcgtattttacccttttttttgggcaaattttttcattttcaccttggaactgaAGTGAGAACAAGAGATCAAAAATGGGCCCTCGTGCTatggattccatttcaagcctccaccactacccaagtacacattcaatcatctattttcacattttataattttcttgtatatttttcctatttttttgtgtattagttagatttttttggtattattttttttttttttaaagtagcctataaataaatttgtttttacatttgtaaattctaaattttgatctgaaatattcttcaacagttaaccctaaaccctaatcaagaaatttacaaatcaaaaccaaacctagatagttaacaaaacaaaatatcaaatttacaagatacaagatatctcagaaacatcaaaacaaaaaccaaatcgaaacaaaaccgaaactaaatagaaatcaaaaccaaaaccaaaaccaaatcgaaacaaaatcaaaaccaaaaccaaaaccaaataaaaaaaaaatcaaaaagaaaatcaaaacaaaaccgaaactaaacagaaatcaaaaccaaatccaaaccaaaccaaaccaaatGAAATGGCAAAATAGGACCgttaaatgtttctaggaattatttttCTAGGTATTGGGCCTTTAAATCAATAAacgaaaaaatttaaccacttctagcaagccaccattccaattccttaagttgaacatatgtaccaaaattgttcttaatcctcattaggcaatacaaaagttaccactattagtataaccttaaaagtaattaacattactcttcaaatttcagatatcaaagtttaggcttaggtttatgtcatgtcatggcataaaggtcctattaagGTCCTATTTTGTCATGTCATGGTATTAAAGggccaattatggacacattatgccatgtcatggtataatAGGACACCTTgtaccatgatggcataatatgtcctattatgtcataacattgcataataggtccatagttggtcctattatatcatgtcatggcataatagaacctattaggccacaacatgacatgattttcttgaattgacaacttcatcatctaattcatctccaacactgaaactatgctaattcaacatgtttacttagtatgataagaccaattatggacctattatgccatgatggcaaaatatgtcctattatgccatgaca is a genomic window of Cryptomeria japonica chromosome 7, Sugi_1.0, whole genome shotgun sequence containing:
- the LOC131077415 gene encoding putative lipid-transfer protein DIR1; protein product: MKYIQVVMLVMAATLLGSSAFFPRAEGGMFDVCNMGIDKLMLCQPAVTKPPSDPTSQCCDVVKTADLKCLCSKQSMLPKSVDPKLVTTLPQKCKVYNVPAECKALPGRSL